The DNA segment GGCTGCCTTCCCTCGTCCCTGTCTGGGGGGCCCATCCATGGGCCTGGAGTCAGAGCACCAGAGCCCTGGGTACGACCACAGCATGACAACTCTGGGGTACGGTAGGGATGCACCAACCAGCTGCGGCAGCACCTATACCACGCTGAcacctcttcagccctttgaTGACAAATTCCATCACCATCATCACCACCCTTGTCTGCCCGTCAGCAACGTCATCGGCAGCTTCACTCTCATGCGAGACGATCGAGGTCTGGGGGGAAACTACTACACTTCGTATGGAAAAGACTTTGGTATAGGACAGGGTCTGTCTCCTCCGCTGGGCAGTGCAGGCCTGGAGACTGCCATGCATGGCTACAGTAGTCTAGGGAGTCAGAATGGACACACTAGCCAGATACTTCCAGGTGGCCATGAAGTCCATATGGGCAGCAATGGGGGGAACATCTGTCGAACAGTGCCAGACTTTGGAAGGGAGATGTCACCAATCTCTCTGGGGGGAGAGCATGGGGTCAGCCACCAGCTAAACAAAATGGATGTCCATCAGCATACTCCCACCTACCACCCCCATATATACAACCAGAGTTATCAGCACCATCTCCCTAGCCAACAGGCCACCAAGCTGGGGGAGCTTCCTTCTTCCTCCCCATCCTCTTCTGGCTCAAGCCTGGGAAGGGAGGGCATGCTAACTGGTTCCCAGAACAGCGGTGCAGGAGAGGAGATTAACACCAAAGATGTGGCACAAAGAATCATTACAGAACTAAAGAGATACAGCATCCCACAGGCCATTTTCGCAGAGAGGGTTCTGTGCAGGTCTCAGGGCACTCTGTCAGATCTGCTCAGGAACCCCAAACCTTGGGGGAAACTCAAGTCTGGCCGTGAGACCTTTAAGAGGATGTCCCGCTGGCTACAGGAGCCAGAGTTTCAGAGGATGGCCTCATTGCGTCTGGAAGGTAAAATCCTTTAGCTTGTTTAATTGAATTGTAAATGCATGCGTTGTTGCAAAACAGAATGAGAAATCCTTATCAAATTAGCTGTACTAAATATGGGCCAG comes from the Myxocyprinus asiaticus isolate MX2 ecotype Aquarium Trade chromosome 15, UBuf_Myxa_2, whole genome shotgun sequence genome and includes:
- the LOC127452788 gene encoding hepatocyte nuclear factor 6-like; this translates as MDGNMGEMSVHSHVELAHSQDSRAMLHSRDLTAAFPRPCLGGPSMGLESEHQSPGYDHSMTTLGYGRDAPTSCGSTYTTLTPLQPFDDKFHHHHHHPCLPVSNVIGSFTLMRDDRGLGGNYYTSYGKDFGIGQGLSPPLGSAGLETAMHGYSSLGSQNGHTSQILPGGHEVHMGSNGGNICRTVPDFGREMSPISLGGEHGVSHQLNKMDVHQHTPTYHPHIYNQSYQHHLPSQQATKLGELPSSSPSSSGSSLGREGMLTGSQNSGAGEEINTKDVAQRIITELKRYSIPQAIFAERVLCRSQGTLSDLLRNPKPWGKLKSGRETFKRMSRWLQEPEFQRMASLRLEACKRKEQEQSKLERNQGPKRTRLVFTDLQRRTLMAIFRENHRPTKDLQITISQQLGLELSTVSNFFMNARRRNVNRWTEEGRPSSTGSSGSSTSSPAVTCSKA